In a genomic window of Gossypium arboreum isolate Shixiya-1 chromosome 9, ASM2569848v2, whole genome shotgun sequence:
- the LOC108455571 gene encoding uncharacterized protein LOC108455571 produces the protein MQAQIQEKLAKIQQDMKDQMLESQRSMMSELTQLLVGRPKKGKSLMVNAEDNSGILTYPPSFTPTNTPVPPQKVSVSIKPQYQTGTLAPINVPTGSCSNPEDHRENPTVPDFDEVTEVGKVRAKFSKRLEDRYKWLEEKFRALESANYHCGMDAKDLSLVPDLVLPPKFKMPEFEKYNGTSCPEAHITMFFWRMIGHVNNDQLLIHCFQDSLTGAAAKWYNQLNRSQVKWWKDLAQAFMKQYGHVTDIAPDRITLQNMEKKSNESFRQYAQIWREIATQVQPLLLEKETTMLFINTLRAPFINHMLGSTTKSFANIVMFGEMIENAIRCGRIEAEKHTRRSAPKRKENEVNNVNMGYAKLIMVNQPKVVTMGQQASPRQEPNTKQNIEKPQFTPIPVTYQELYKSLFDAHIVSPFYLKPLQPTYPQAV, from the coding sequence ATGCAAGCACAAATACAAGAGAAATTAGCTAAGATCCAGCAAGATATGAAGGATCAAATGCTGGAATCTCAGAGGAGTATGATGAGCGAATTGACTCAGCTATTAGTTGGAAGGCCAAAAAAGGGGAAGAGTCTCATGGTCAATGCTGAGGATAATAGCGGGATTCTTACTTACCCTCCAAGTTTCACCCCAACAAATACCCCAGTGCCTCCGCAAAAGGTGTCTGTCAGTATCAAACCCCAATATCAGACTGGTACTCTGGCACCGATAAATGTCCCAACGGGCTCGTGTTCTAACCCCGAAGACCATCGGGAAAATCCTACAGTCCCTGACTTCGATGAGGTCACGGAAGTAGGAAAGGTACGTGCAAAATTTTCAAAGCGACTAGAAGACCGTTATAaatggttggaggaaaaattCAGGGCGTTGGAAAGCGCTAATTACCATTGCGGAATGGATGCCAAGGATTTGAGCCTAGTCCCAGATCTGGTACTCCCTCCGAagttcaaaatgccagaatttgaaaAATACAACGGAACTAGTTGCCCAGAGGCTCATATCACGATGTTTTTTTGGAGAATGATTGGTCATGTCAATAATGATCAGTTATTGATCCACTGTTTCCAGGACAGTTTGACTGGGGCTGCagccaaatggtacaatcagttgaatCGTAGCCAAGTTAAATGGTGGAAAGACTTAGCACAGGCCTTTATGAAACAATATGGCCATGTGACTGATATAGCGCCTGATAGGATCACATtacagaacatggagaagaagTCAAATGAAAGTTTCAGGCAATATGCTCAGATATGGAGGGAGATTGCTACACAAGTCCAACCCCTACTGTTGGAAAAGGAAACAACCATGCTTTTCATTAATACATTGAGGGCACCTTTTATTAATCACATGTTGGGAAGCACAACTAAGAGCTTTGCAAATATAGTTATGTTTGGTGAAATGATTGAGAATGCAATAAGGTGCGGAAGGATAGAGGCAGAGAAACACACCAGGAGGTCGGCCccgaaaaggaaagaaaatgagGTCAACAATGTGAACATGGGTTATGCGAAACTAATCATGGTAAATCAACCGAAAGTGGTAACCATGGGCCAGCAAGCTTCGCCAAGGCAGGAGCCCAATACAAAGCAGAACATTGAGAAGCCCCAGTTTACTCCCATTCCAGTAACGTATCAAGAGCTGTATAAAAGTTTGTTTGATGCACACATCGTATCTCCTTTCTACTTAAAACCACTGCAACCCACATACCCCCAAGCGGTATGA